TGATCCCGCAGATGGTCCGGGACGTGCAGATTCTGCTGGATCCGGACGTCGACGACATCGAGGTGCCGTCGGGGCCGAGCTCGTGGCGGGTCGTCGACCTGTGGGATCCGCTGGCGGGCGCGGTCGCCGGAGGCGTCAACTACGCGGACCATTTGGTCGGGGAGCCACGCTGATGGCGAGCGTGGTGGTCATCGCCACGACGGCCGTGCCGGACCATGTTCGGGGCGCACTGTCCCGGTGGATGGTCGAGCCGGTCGCCGGCGTCTACGTGGGCACGATGAGCGCTCGCGTCCGTGACGAACTGTGGTCCGTGGTGAGCGACTCGGTCGGCGACGGAGCCGCCGTGTCCGTGCACCCTGATGACAACGAACAGGGCTTCAGCATGCGCACTGCGGGGGAACGCCGACGCGTGGTCATGGACTTCGACGGCTTGCGACTGATCCAGATGTCGGCATTGGAGGAATCAGCTCCGAACACGGCACCGACCCCCGAGGGTTGGTAACGCAGAGATAACGCGCCACAAAACCGCAGGCCATTAACTCCAACCCCCACGCACGTGGGGATGAACCGGGCTGGTTGCCACCGTTGGCGTGGGACGACGACCAACCCCCACGCACGTGGGGATGAACCGGCCGCATGAGCTATGCGAGTGCGTGCGTGATGCCAACCCCCACGCACGTGGGGATGAACCGATCAAGCGTGTTGTTTCGAAGAACTACGCGCACCAACCCCCACGCACGTGGGGATGAACCGACGGACCCGGACATCGGTGCCCGTGTAGGTCACCAACCCCCACGCACGTGGGGATGAACCGAGGTGCTGCTCCCGCTGGCGGACCTGGACAACCCAACCCCCACGCACGTGGGGATGAACCTTTTTCCCGAGCTTGCAGACGCTCCGAAATGCTCCAACCCCCACGCACGTGGGGATGAACCGTGCCGCTCATCGTGCCGCAGAGCGCAGGACAGCCAACCCCCACGCACGTGGGGATGAACCGGCGGGCAAGGCGGTCAACAACATCTGGTCGGCCCAACCCCCACGCACGTGGGGATGAACCTGCTCCGCTTCCGCGGTCAGTTCGTCCACGAGCCCAACCCCCACGCACGTGGGGATGAACCTTGCGTTCCCTCCGGGAGGTCCGGGGCCGGTTCCCAACCCCCACGCACGTGGGGATGAACCCTTGACCTGAAGCTCGCGGCAGAGGCTGAAGGCCCAACCCCCACGCACGTGGGGATGAACCGGATCGGGTGAGTAGCATGCATTACGGCACCGTCCAACCCCCACGCACGTGGGGATGAACCGTACTCCCCGGCTGTGCCGGGGCTCGAATGGAGCCA
This sequence is a window from Spinactinospora alkalitolerans. Protein-coding genes within it:
- the cas2e gene encoding type I-E CRISPR-associated endoribonuclease Cas2e, whose amino-acid sequence is MASVVVIATTAVPDHVRGALSRWMVEPVAGVYVGTMSARVRDELWSVVSDSVGDGAAVSVHPDDNEQGFSMRTAGERRRVVMDFDGLRLIQMSALEESAPNTAPTPEGW